The sequence TTGGCCTCGCGCCGGTCTCGATGACACCGGCGAGGCCGGCGAGGGGGATGCCGCTCGGCGGCGGGACCGCGGCTACACGCCGATGCTGGTGGCCAAACGGTCGCGCCAGGCCGCCGGATCGCCGAAGAGCAGCTCGTCGGACTTGGCCCGGCGGAAGTACAGGTGGGCCGAGTGCTCCCAGGTGAAGCCGATGCCGCCGTGGACCTGGATGTTGTCGGCGGCGACCTGGGTGTAGGCCTCCGAGCAGTACGCCTTCGCGACCGCGGCGATCTTGGCCAGCTCATCCGCGCTCTCGTCGCCCGCCGTGGTCCCTGCGGCGCACCAGGCCGCGTAGTAGGCGGCCGACCGGGCCGACTCCACCTCCAGCAGCATGTCGGCGCAGCGGTGCTTCACCGCCTGGAAGCTGCCGATCTGGCGGCCGAACTGGACCCGGTCCTTGGCGTACTGGACCGCCATGTCCAGGGCGACCTCGGCGCCGCCGGCCTGCTCGGCGGCCAGCGCCACGGCCGCGAGGTTCAGCACGTGCTCGATCACCGGCCAGCCGGCGCCGTCCTCGCCGACCAGGGTGGCCGGCACGCCGGCGAGCTCGACCCTGGCCAGCCGGCGGGTCTGGTCCAGCGTCGCCAAAGGCAGGCGGGTCAGGCCCGGGGCGTCGCCGGGGACGGCGAACAGGGACACGCCGGCCGCACCGCGCGCGGCGACCAGCAGCAGGTCGGCCGTGTGGCCGTCGAGCACGTAGGACTTGGTGCCGGTCAGCGTCCAGCCGTCGCCCGACCGCGCCGCTACGGCGGTGATGCCGCTGACGTCCCAGCGGCCGTTCTCCTCGGCGAAGGCCAGCGTCGCGATGGTCTCGCCGGCCGCGATGCCGGGCAGCCAGGCCTTCTGCGCCCCGGCATCCCCGGAGCGCAGCAGCGTCCCGACCGCCAGCACCGCCGTGGACAGGTACGGCGCGCACAGCAGGCGTCGCCCCATCTCCTCGGCGACGATCGCCACCTCGACGAACGTGGCGCCGGCGCCGCCCAGCTCCTCCGGGATCACGAGACCCACCAGGTCCAGCTCGCCGGCCAGCTGCGCCCAGACCGCGGGGTCGTAGCCCTCCGGGGTCTCCATCAGGCGGCGTACCTCGGGCTCCGGGGCGGCCTGCTCCAGGAACGCGCGTACGGTCCGGCGCAGCTCCCGCTGCTCCTCGGTAAAGGCAAACGGCTTCTCGGCCATCCCCATCGCCCTTCTCGTCACGCGCGCCCAGCCCGGCGAGCCGTCGCCTCGTAGGTTATATCTAGATGTTTCGGCCGCGGCGGGTCACTCGGCCTTGGCGCGGTCGGCGAAGAAGAACGACATGGCGTTGTCGTGGAGCCAGGCCTGGCGGACCTCGTCGGTGAGGCCGAGGTTGGCCGCCTCGGCAAGGCAGCGCTCGAACGAGAGCACCGGGTGGTCGGAGGCGAAGATGATTTTGTCCCGGCCCCGGGTCGACATGTAGTGCAGCAGCGAGGCGGGCAGCCGCTTGGGCGACCAGGCCGAGGTCATCAGCCGCAGGTTCCTGTACTTGAGCATCAGCCGGATCGCGGTGTCCCACCAGGGGTCGGCCCCATGGATCATGCAGAGCTTCAGCTCGGGGAACCGGTAGCAGACCCGGTCGAGGTAGATCGGGTTCTGGACCTCGCCGGGGATCGGCGGCCCGGGCAGGCCGGTGTTCATGCACAGCGGCAGGTCGAGCTCGCAGCACTTCGTGTAGAGCGGGTAGTAGACGGCGTCGGTGGGCGGGTACATCCCGTCGCCCCAGAAGCTCGGCCCGACGGTGGCCGTCGCGACGGGGTAGTCCCGGACGTACGACTCCAGCGTGCGCAGGGCCTTCATCGGGCGCAGCAGGTTGAAGGTGCCGATGGCGAGGGCGAACCGGTCGGGGCGCTGCTCGGCGTAGCGCGCGGCCCGGTCCGGCCCCTTGTTGGCCCGCGAGACCAGGATCGCCCGCTCGACCCCGGCGGCGTCCATCGCGTCGATCAGCTCGGGCAGCTCGGGGCTGTGGAAGAAGGAGGCGCCACCCTTGAAGTAGTCCTCCTTGACGCGCACCATCCACTCCGGCTGCTTGTCGTCGCCGAGGTGGACGTTGACCAGGCAGTCGATGGCCTTCACGCCGGCCTCACCTTCCGGGATCTGACGACACCCTGCTCCCGCAGGAGCCGGCGCAGCGCGCCGACGTCGGCCTTGCCGCTGGCCAGTCGTGGCACGGCGGCCGGGTCGGTCACCACGAGCCAGCGGGTCGGGACCTTGAAGCTGCTCAGCCGCGACCTGGCCTGCTCGGCCAGGCCATCAGGTCCGGCCATCGCCTCAGAACCGTCCGTGGCGCCGGGCGTCACGACGACCAGGGCGGCGACGTGGCGGTCGCCGGCCTCGTCCGCGACGTCGGTGACGAACGCCTCGCGCACCCCGGCCAGGCCGCGCAGCGCCGTCTCGACCTCCAGCGGGTACACGGTCGCGCCGCTGACCTTGAACATGTCGTCCAGCCGGCCCCGGTACCAGAGGTAGCCCTCGGCATCGAGCACCCCGGCGTCGGCGGTCGGGTAGAAGCCGTCGCGGTCGAACACGTTCGCCCGGTGGCGCCCGCAGATGCCGCGCATCAGGTGCGGCCCGCGCAGCCGGATCTCGCCCTCGGCACCGGGCGGCAGCGGCTCGCCGGTGGCCGGGTCGACGACGCGGACCTCGACGCCCGCGAAGGGCTGGCCGCAGCTGCCGTGCTTGCCCGCGGGCAGGTCGGTGTCGAGCCGGGAGCCGCAGTACGGGCCGAACGACTCGGTCATCCCGAACAGGTTCGCCCGCGCCCCCGCGGCGGGTCGCGCCGCCGCGGGCAGGATCGCGCCGAGGCTGCCCGGCCGCAGCGAGGACAGGTCGACGGTCGGGAAGTCGGGGTGCGCCGCGAGCCGGGCCGCCTGGTCGGGCCAGCCGCGGAACAGCGTGACCCGCTCCCGTTCGAGGAAGCGCAGCGTGCGCCCGGGCTCCGGCTCCGCCTCGGTGAGCAGCGTGGCGCCGGCGACGAGCACGGAGAGCAGCCCGGCCCCGAACCCGCCGGTCCAGAAGAACGGCATCGGGATGTAGAGCCGCTCACCAGGGCCGACGCGCCGGGCGTCCAGGCTGCTGGCGACGGCGCGCAACGCGTTGCCGTGGGTGTGCAGCACGCCCTTCGGCCCGCCCGAGCTGCCCGAGGTGAACAGGACGACGAGGTCGTCGGCCGGCCTGACCACCCGTTCGAGCGCGTCGACCAGCTCGGCCGGGGCGGCGGCCGCGGGCAGTTCGTCCGGGGTCCAGACCGCGCGCAGCGACGGCACGGCCGGCTGCCGGCCGCCCGCGCGCAGGCGTTCGGTCAGGCCCGGCACCTCGGCGTCCAGCTCGGCGCGGTAGTCACGGCCGCGGAAGGCCGGCACCACGACCAGCTCGGTGACGGCCGCGGCGCGCAGCTGCGCGACCAGCTCCGGCGGGCGCAGCAGCGTCGACAGCGGGACGAGCACCGCGCCGAGCCTGGTCACGGCGAGCGCGTGCACCGCCCAGCCCACGCCGTTCGGCATCACCAGGCCGACCCGGCTGCCCTTGCCGACGCCGGCGGCCACCAGCCGGGCCGCGAGCGCCCGGCTCGCGTCGTCGAGCTCCCGGTAGGTGACGGCGTCGTCGTCGCCGACCAGCGCCCGCAGGTCGGCGTCCTCGCGCCGCCGGACCGCGAGCAGGCCCGGGATCGTCAGCGCTTCCGGGATCGTCAGCGGTCCCGGGGGCGTCAGCGGTTCCCGGATCGTCGGCGCCGCGGGCTCAGCGGGCGGCACGCAGCAGCTCCTTGAGGGCGGGCATGTCGATCTTGCCGCTGGACATCGTCGGCACCTCGTCGTCGGCGAGCAGGACGAACCTGCGCGGCACCTTGTAGGAGGACAGCCGCGCGGCGAGCTGACCGCGCAGCTCGTCGGCGTCGACACCCCGGCCGGACGGCACCCGGACCGCCGCCGCGACGATCTGCCCACGCGCCGGGTCCTCCAGGCCGACGACGTGCGCGGTGAGCCCCGCGACGTCGCGGATCACCGCCTCGACCTCGCTCGGCGACACGTTCGCGCCGCCGGTCTTGATCATGTCGCCACGCCGGCCGTGGAAGTAGTAGAAGCCCTCGTCGTCGACCGCGAACAGGTCTCCGGTGTGGAACCACCCGTCGGCGTCGAACACCTCGTGACGTTCCCTGCCGTAGTAGCCCTCCATCAGGAACGGGCCCCGCAGCCACAGCTCCCCCACCGCGCCGACGGCGCAGGCGGAACCGTCCGTGTCGACGACCCGGGCCTCCAGGCCCGGCGCGGGCGGCCCGAACGAGCCGCGGCGCCGCTCCGGCTGGTCGCCCTCGTCCGCGCTGACCAGGCAGACGCTGCCAGCCTCGGTCATCCCGAGCATCTGGTGGCGCCGCAGCGGGTCGGCGGGCCGGACGTCGGCCGGCATGATCGAGTACAGGTTGCCGCGGCGGATCGAGGACAGGTCCCGGCGGGCGAAGGTCGGGTCGTTCGGCAGGCCCGCCACCGACTGGGCGTAGCCGTTCACCATCGTCGGGCGCTCCCGTTCGAGCACGTCGAGCACACCCGCCGGATTCGACGCGTTCGAGCACACCAGCCGGGCACCGGCCACCAGTGTGCCGAGCAGCGCGTAGGCGAAGCCGCCGACCCAGAAGAACGGCGAGTTCGAGAAGAGCGACTCCTCGGGGGTGTAGCGGCGGATCTCGTTCAGGTTCGCCAGATGCCGGATCAGCGCGCCCTGGGTGTGGATCACGCCCTTCGGCGCGCTCGTCGACCCGGACGTGTGGACGATGACCATCCGGTCGCTCGGCGCGAGCGACTCCTCGACCGCCAGCACGAGGTCGTCGTCCACCGTGTCGCCGTGGCGCGCGAGCGCGGCGAGGGTCCGGCCCGGCCCGACCCGGCCGTCGTCGGCGCCCGCGCCTTCGGCGAAGAACACGTGCCGCAGCACCGGCATCGACGCGGCCAGCAGCGGCCCTTCTCCCTGGAGGTCAAGCTCGCCGGCGGCCGAGCCGAGCGCGGCGACGTAGTCGTGGCCGCGGAAGCCGCGCGCCGCCAGCAGCACCCCGACGTCCGCGTTGGACAACAGCCCACGCAGCTCCGCGCTGGTCGAGAACGTGCTCAGCGGGACGGTCACCGCGCCGACCCGGGCCGCGGCCAGCCAGCCGACGACGAAGTCGCTCCCGTTCGGGAACAGCAGCCCGACGTGGGTCCCCCGGGCGACGCCAAGGGCCAGCAGGCCCCGGGCCAGCTCCCGCGAGCGCCGGTCGGCCTCGGCGTAGGTGAGGACGTCGTCGTCGGACGCCAGCAGCACCCGCGGGCCGTACTGGGCGGCCCGCTCGCGCAGCAGGGCAGCGACCGTCAGCGGTAAGCCGTCCTCGGCCTCGATCGTCGTGGAGATCATGATCAGCGGCCGCCGAACTTGGGCTCGCGCCGCTCCTGGAAGGCCGCGAGCCCCTCCCGGAAGTCGCCGGTGCGGGACGACAGCTCCAACGCGTAGGCCTCCTGCTCCATCGTCTCGGCGAGCCCCAGCTCCAGGCCCCGGTTGACCGACCGCTTGGTCAGCCCGACCGCGACGGTCGCGGCCTGGCCGAGCTCGGTGACCAGGTCGGTGGTCGCGTCGTCGAGGTCGGCGTCGGGCACCGCCCGGTAGATCAGCCCCCAGTCGGCGGCCTCCCGGCCGGACAGCCTGCGCCCCAGGATGAGCAGCTCCTTCGCCCGCGCGATGCCGACCAGCCGGGGCAGCAGCCAGGTGGCGCCGCTGTCCGGGCTGAAGCCCCGGGCCAGGAACGGCTCCCAGAAGCGGCTGGTCTCGGCGGCGACGGTGAAGTCCGCCGCCAGCGCCAGCTGGAACCCGAGCCCGGCCGCGTGCCCGCGCACCGCGCAGACGACGGGCAGCTGGAGCTCGGTGATCAGCTGGACGAGCCGGTGGGCCTGCAGGGCCGTGCGCCGTTGCACGCTGCCCGTCCGCGGCCGCTCGCCGCCCTTGGTGTTCGACGCGACCCAGTCGGCGCCGGAGCAGAAGTCCGGCCCGAGGCTGGACAGCACGACGACCCGCAGCCCGTCGTCGACCGCCGCGTCCTCGAGGGTGGCGATCAGCAGGCGGACCGTGGCGGGGGCGAGCGCGTTGCGGCGTTCCGGGCGGTTGAGGCCGATCCGCAGCACGCCGCCGTCGCGTTCGACGACGATGCCAGCGGCCGTGGCGGAATCCATGTCGTTCACCACGGCGATGGTATCGAGGCGGCCCTAAAATATCTAGATGTATTGGCGCCCGCGCCGGACGGCGCCCCAGGACCGGGCCTGGTCACGCCAGTACGTCGGGCGGCAGCAGGCGGCGGGCGACCTTGCCGGTGGGCAGGCGCGGGAACTCGTCGAGGAACCGGACCGAGCGCGGCGCCTTGAACCGGGCGAGGTGCTCGCGGGCGTAGGCGATGAGCTCGGTCTCCAGCGCCGCCGGGTCGGCCGGGGGGCTCGCGGGCTGCACGACCGCCCGCACCGACTCGCCCATCTCCGCGTCGGGGACGCCGATGACGACGACGTCCGCGACCCGCGGATGGCGGACCAGGACGTCCTCCAGCTCGCGCGGGTAGATGTTGACGCCACCCGAGACGATCATGTTGGTGGCGCGGTCGGTCAGGTAGAGGTACCCGTCGGCGTCGACATGGCCGATCTCGCCGTAGGTGGCCCAGCCACGGTCGTCGAACACCGAGGCAGTCTTCTCGGCATCGCCGTGGTATTCAAAGCGGCGCGCGGCCTCGAAGAAGACCCGGCCGTCGGCGCCGGCCGGCAGCTCCTCGCCCGCCTCGTCCACGATGTGGACCTTGCCCTGCAT is a genomic window of Pseudofrankia inefficax containing:
- a CDS encoding acyl-CoA dehydrogenase family protein, with the protein product MAEKPFAFTEEQRELRRTVRAFLEQAAPEPEVRRLMETPEGYDPAVWAQLAGELDLVGLVIPEELGGAGATFVEVAIVAEEMGRRLLCAPYLSTAVLAVGTLLRSGDAGAQKAWLPGIAAGETIATLAFAEENGRWDVSGITAVAARSGDGWTLTGTKSYVLDGHTADLLLVAARGAAGVSLFAVPGDAPGLTRLPLATLDQTRRLARVELAGVPATLVGEDGAGWPVIEHVLNLAAVALAAEQAGGAEVALDMAVQYAKDRVQFGRQIGSFQAVKHRCADMLLEVESARSAAYYAAWCAAGTTAGDESADELAKIAAVAKAYCSEAYTQVAADNIQVHGGIGFTWEHSAHLYFRRAKSDELLFGDPAAWRDRLATSIGV
- a CDS encoding enoyl-CoA hydratase/isomerase family protein; translated protein: MDSATAAGIVVERDGGVLRIGLNRPERRNALAPATVRLLIATLEDAAVDDGLRVVVLSSLGPDFCSGADWVASNTKGGERPRTGSVQRRTALQAHRLVQLITELQLPVVCAVRGHAAGLGFQLALAADFTVAAETSRFWEPFLARGFSPDSGATWLLPRLVGIARAKELLILGRRLSGREAADWGLIYRAVPDADLDDATTDLVTELGQAATVAVGLTKRSVNRGLELGLAETMEQEAYALELSSRTGDFREGLAAFQERREPKFGGR
- a CDS encoding class I adenylate-forming enzyme family protein, with translation MTIPEALTIPGLLAVRRREDADLRALVGDDDAVTYRELDDASRALAARLVAAGVGKGSRVGLVMPNGVGWAVHALAVTRLGAVLVPLSTLLRPPELVAQLRAAAVTELVVVPAFRGRDYRAELDAEVPGLTERLRAGGRQPAVPSLRAVWTPDELPAAAAPAELVDALERVVRPADDLVVLFTSGSSGGPKGVLHTHGNALRAVASSLDARRVGPGERLYIPMPFFWTGGFGAGLLSVLVAGATLLTEAEPEPGRTLRFLERERVTLFRGWPDQAARLAAHPDFPTVDLSSLRPGSLGAILPAAARPAAGARANLFGMTESFGPYCGSRLDTDLPAGKHGSCGQPFAGVEVRVVDPATGEPLPPGAEGEIRLRGPHLMRGICGRHRANVFDRDGFYPTADAGVLDAEGYLWYRGRLDDMFKVSGATVYPLEVETALRGLAGVREAFVTDVADEAGDRHVAALVVVTPGATDGSEAMAGPDGLAEQARSRLSSFKVPTRWLVVTDPAAVPRLASGKADVGALRRLLREQGVVRSRKVRPA
- a CDS encoding class I adenylate-forming enzyme family protein, which codes for MISTTIEAEDGLPLTVAALLRERAAQYGPRVLLASDDDVLTYAEADRRSRELARGLLALGVARGTHVGLLFPNGSDFVVGWLAAARVGAVTVPLSTFSTSAELRGLLSNADVGVLLAARGFRGHDYVAALGSAAGELDLQGEGPLLAASMPVLRHVFFAEGAGADDGRVGPGRTLAALARHGDTVDDDLVLAVEESLAPSDRMVIVHTSGSTSAPKGVIHTQGALIRHLANLNEIRRYTPEESLFSNSPFFWVGGFAYALLGTLVAGARLVCSNASNPAGVLDVLERERPTMVNGYAQSVAGLPNDPTFARRDLSSIRRGNLYSIMPADVRPADPLRRHQMLGMTEAGSVCLVSADEGDQPERRRGSFGPPAPGLEARVVDTDGSACAVGAVGELWLRGPFLMEGYYGRERHEVFDADGWFHTGDLFAVDDEGFYYFHGRRGDMIKTGGANVSPSEVEAVIRDVAGLTAHVVGLEDPARGQIVAAAVRVPSGRGVDADELRGQLAARLSSYKVPRRFVLLADDEVPTMSSGKIDMPALKELLRAAR
- a CDS encoding amidohydrolase family protein, with amino-acid sequence MKAIDCLVNVHLGDDKQPEWMVRVKEDYFKGGASFFHSPELPELIDAMDAAGVERAILVSRANKGPDRAARYAEQRPDRFALAIGTFNLLRPMKALRTLESYVRDYPVATATVGPSFWGDGMYPPTDAVYYPLYTKCCELDLPLCMNTGLPGPPIPGEVQNPIYLDRVCYRFPELKLCMIHGADPWWDTAIRLMLKYRNLRLMTSAWSPKRLPASLLHYMSTRGRDKIIFASDHPVLSFERCLAEAANLGLTDEVRQAWLHDNAMSFFFADRAKAE